From a single Paenibacillus sp. FSL R5-0345 genomic region:
- a CDS encoding DUF1934 domain-containing protein, which translates to MPELQSDKYDVSITLVSLQEGQRNVMKANGEVVSKGPHLYIQYEELEQGPRGEEVSVRTTIKIAGNQLKLIRHGGIQSEQSFQSGRRLPGFYRSPYTQFNLSTETNKLDVVREGRSLTVEWEYDLYVYDELSGKFAISLHIQEEPKL; encoded by the coding sequence ATGCCCGAATTACAGTCTGACAAATATGACGTCTCTATTACGCTCGTAAGCCTTCAAGAGGGTCAGCGGAATGTTATGAAAGCGAATGGAGAGGTAGTATCCAAAGGACCGCATCTATATATTCAATATGAAGAGTTAGAGCAGGGCCCTCGAGGAGAGGAAGTTTCTGTTCGTACAACAATAAAGATTGCAGGCAATCAGCTAAAGCTAATCCGCCACGGTGGGATACAGTCGGAACAGAGCTTTCAATCTGGACGGCGTCTACCGGGATTTTATCGTTCGCCATATACACAGTTTAATCTTTCTACAGAAACGAACAAGCTGGACGTGGTTCGCGAAGGGCGTTCCTTAACGGTCGAATGGGAATATGATTTGTACGTTTACGATGAATTGTCAGGAAAGTTTGCTATT